The Temnothorax longispinosus isolate EJ_2023e chromosome 12, Tlon_JGU_v1, whole genome shotgun sequence genome includes a window with the following:
- the LOC139822678 gene encoding annexin B9 isoform X2: MSYGYQFPGRARPPTSFGAPPGAPSAPGAPSYPSMGFSNAPPTSFGMPQPYSQAPYPTQPMHPIPGSVPAQTNTYSPQQMPYPQSMPTCYPSNAHSNQPTPSPYPRQQNYNTYPNLQAAPDAKEYFSNMAPSLYPSGPSTYTANTIPYQNESYPGGQGVGPKYPYAANPSAAGTRGTTPAPRRDRFTPKTSPTVVPYDGFDARADAETLRKAMKGFGTDEKAIIHVLANRSNLQRQEIASQFKTLYGKDLIKDLKSELSGNFEKLVLALMTPLPQFYAKELNDAMSGLGTDETVLIEVLCTLSNHEISIIKQAYEAMYGRTLEDDLISDTSGNFKRLMVSLCCANRDESLNVDNAAAMEDARQLLQAGELRFGTDESTFNAILVQRSIAQLRQIFVEYHNITGHDIENAIENEFSGDIKKGLLAIVTCVKNRTGFFAEQLYKSMKGLGTDDSRLIRLVVTRCEVDMGEIKNVFAHQYGESLEDFISGDCSGHYKKCLLALVQS; encoded by the exons ATGAGCTACGGTTATCAA TTTCCGGGACGAGCACGACCGCCAACGTCGTTTGGGGCTCCACCTGGTGCACCCTCTGCCCCTGGTGCTCCATCCTACCCTTCGATGGGCTTCTCAAACGCGCCCCCGACATCTTTTGGCATGCCTCAACCATATTCTCAGGCTCCTTATCCGACACAGCCCATGCATCCCATTCCTGGCAGCGTACCTGCGCAAACCAATACTTATTCTCCGCAGCAAATGCCGTATCCTCAATCTATGCCCACGTGTTACCCCTCTAATGCACATTCCAATCAACCTACACCGTCCCCTTATCCTCGACaacaaaattacaatacaTATCCTAATCTTCAAGCTGCACCAGACgctaaagaatattttagcAATATGGCTCCTTCTCTTTATCCCTCTGGACCAAGTACATACACAGCTAATACAATTCCATACCAAAATGAAAGCTATCCCGGGGGGCAGGGGGTAGGTCCGAAATATCCTTACGCTGCTAATCCATCTGCTGCTGGTACGCGTGGTACTACCCCAGCCCCCCGGAGAGATCGGTTTACGCCTAAG ACTTCTCCCACGGTGGTGCCGTATGATGGTTTTGATGCCAGAGCGGATGCGGAAACTTTGAGAAAAGCTATGAAAGGATTTGGCACCGATGAGAAAGCTATTATTCATGTACTTGCGAATCGCAGTAATCTACAACGCCAAGAGATCGCATCTCAATTTAAAACTCTTTATGGAAAG GATCTGATAAAGGATTTAAAGTCTGAGCTGTCAGGTAACTTCGAGAAACTTGTTCTTGCCTTGATGACGCCCCTACCTCAATTTTATGCTAAAGAACTCAACGATGCAATGTCTGGTCTTGGCACTGATGAGACAGTACTCATTGAAGTATTGTGTACACTGTCCAATCATGAAATTTCGATCATTAAACAGGCATATGAAGCAA tGTATGGAAGGACATTGGAAGATGATTTAATTTCTGATACGTCTGGCAATTTCAAACGCTTGATGGTATCGTTGTGTTGTGCCAATAGAGATGAATCATTGAATGTGGATAATGCCGCTGCAATGGAAGACGCTAGGCAACTTTTGCAAGCtg GGGAGCTTCGATTTGGTACAGATGAGTCTACTTTTAACGCCATTCTTGTTCAAAGAAGCATTGCACAATTGCGACAGATATTTGTGGAGTATCATAACATAACGGGCCACGATATTGAGAATGCAATTGAAAACGAATTTTCGGGCGATATTAAGAAGGGTCTTCTTGCAATTG TGACGTGTGTCAAGAACAGAACCGGTTTCTTCGCCGAACAATTGTACAAAAGCATGAAAGGTCTTGGTACCGATGATAGCCGCCTCATTCGACTGGTTGTGACACGCTGCGAAGTGGATATGGGTGAAATAAAGAATGTATTTGCCCATCAATATGGAGAGTCATTGGAAGATTTCATATCC gGTGACTGCTCAGGACATTACAAAAAATGCTTACTGGCACTAGTGCAGTCCTAA
- the LOC139823235 gene encoding uncharacterized protein has protein sequence MGSIMGDVSFSFENYNGFIAKCVHGNKHLSQEIVNNLVIAQGVLILKSRAMERERNANNVMYINQLRSSNMRESVNVSITPFFTLKVIHLIEDLVALMRQTPIQSQVSKRSSLREFFWPRHPCVCSMTAESLSNSRDGRFAAELLFLVVPRITETLPAQTINRCDLNLPQNITLADPEFCTPSEIDALIGAELFYRLLCVGQIKLGNALIIQKTRLGWIASGAIHDRGPASNRIACDLVVDSLDAQVAKFWKIEEVSSVRPKKRLYSLEGRLAQDPQLREEYTDFLDEYERLGHMTEIPVSDVTEEVYFIPHHSVFKRDSHTTKLRVVFNALSKSSTGVSLNDVLLAGPTLQEDLFSIVTRFRTHRYVLSADIEKMYRQVKVHPEDGKYQIIVWRRSPKDPIKIYILNTATYGTVPASFLVVRSLLQLSEDERGRFPLARRVLFEDFCMDDALTGALKLDQARRLRDELIGLLACGGFHLRKWCSNEPSLLEPLLDKSLDPHICLSESETQKTLGIH, from the exons ATGGGGTCCATTATGGGCGACGTCAGCTTTTCCTTCGAGAATTATAACggatttattgcaaaatgtgTGCATGGTAATAAACACTTGAGTCAAGAAATTGTCAATAATCTAGTTATTGCTCAAGGAGTACTAATTTTGAAAAGTCGTGCCATGGAACGGGAACGTAATGCTAATAATGTAATGTACATAAATCAATTGCGATCGAGCAATATGCGAG AAAGTGTAAACGTAAGCATCACACCCTTCTTCACTCTGAAGGTGATTCATTTGATCGAGGATCTGGTAGCTCTAATGCGGCAAACGCCAATCCAATCGCAAGTCTCCAAGCGGTCGTCGCTTCGCGAGTTCTTTTGGCCACGGCATCCGTGCGTATGCTCAATGACCGCGGAGAGCCTGTCAAAT TCAAGGGATGGACGTTTTGCTGCGGAGTTGTTATTCTTGGTGGTTCCTCGAATTACAGAAACACTTCCTGCACAGACGATTAACCGTTGCGATTTAAATCTTCCCCAAAACATCACCTTGGCAGATCCCGAATTCTGCACTCCTTCAGAGATTGACGCTCTTATAGGAGCGGAACTATTTTACCGATTGTTATGCGTGGGTCAGATCAAATTAGGCAATGCgctaataatacaaaaaacgCGTCTTGGTTGGATAGCGTCGGGAGCTATACACGATAGGGGGCCTGCGTCAAATCGAATAGCATGTGATTTAGTAGTAGACTCGTTGGATGCCCAGGTCGCTAAATTCTGGAAAATTGAGGAGGTCTCGAGCGTTAGGC CAAAGAAAAGGCTGTATTCACTGGAAGGGAGATTGGCACAGGATCCTCAATTGCGTGAGGAGTATACGGATTTCCTTGACGAGTACGAGAGGCTTGGTCACATGACTGAAATCCCTGTCTCCGATGTGACCGAAGAAGTATATTTCATTCCACATCACTCCGTCTTCAAGCGTGACAGCCATACAACAAAATTGCGAGTTGTTTTCAACGCTTTATCAAAGAGCAGTACTGGTGTTTCGCTCAACGATGTACTTCTCGCTGGTCCGACCCTGCAGGAGGACTTGTTTTCTATCGTTACGAGATTTCGAACCCACCGATATGTGCTAAGTGCCGACATTGAGAAAATGTATAGGCAGGTTAAGGTACATCCCGAGGACggcaaatatcaaataattgtaTGGCGTAGAAGTCCAAAGGATCCGatcaaaatatacattttaaacacGGCAACTTATGGTACTGTGCCGGCTTCATTTCTCGTCGTTCGATCGTTGCTGCAGTTGTCTGAGGACGAGCGAGGGCGTTTTCCCCTGGCTCGCAGGGTTCTTTTTGAAGACTTCTGCATGGACGATGCTCTCACCGGTGCCTTGAAGCTGGACCAGGCTCGAAGATTGCGTGATGAGCTTATCGGGTTACTAGCTTGTGGTGGTTTCCATTTGCGCAAATGGTGTTCAAACGAACCAAGTCTTTTGGAACCACTGCTGGATAAATCCTTGGACCCTCACATTTGCTTGAGCGAGTCTGAAACTCAGAAAACCCTCGGTATTCACTGA
- the LOC139822678 gene encoding annexin B9 isoform X3 translates to MSYGYQTSPTVVPYDGFDARADAETLRKAMKGFGTDEKAIIHVLANRSNLQRQEIASQFKTLYGKDLIKDLKSELSGNFEKLVLALMTPLPQFYAKELNDAMSGLGTDETVLIEVLCTLSNHEISIIKQAYEAMYGRTLEDDLISDTSGNFKRLMVSLCCANRDESLNVDNAAAMEDARQLLQAGELRFGTDESTFNAILVQRSIAQLRQIFVEYHNITGHDIENAIENEFSGDIKKGLLAIVTCVKNRTGFFAEQLYKSMKGLGTDDSRLIRLVVTRCEVDMGEIKNVFAHQYGESLEDFISGDCSGHYKKCLLALVQS, encoded by the exons ATGAGCTACGGTTATCAA ACTTCTCCCACGGTGGTGCCGTATGATGGTTTTGATGCCAGAGCGGATGCGGAAACTTTGAGAAAAGCTATGAAAGGATTTGGCACCGATGAGAAAGCTATTATTCATGTACTTGCGAATCGCAGTAATCTACAACGCCAAGAGATCGCATCTCAATTTAAAACTCTTTATGGAAAG GATCTGATAAAGGATTTAAAGTCTGAGCTGTCAGGTAACTTCGAGAAACTTGTTCTTGCCTTGATGACGCCCCTACCTCAATTTTATGCTAAAGAACTCAACGATGCAATGTCTGGTCTTGGCACTGATGAGACAGTACTCATTGAAGTATTGTGTACACTGTCCAATCATGAAATTTCGATCATTAAACAGGCATATGAAGCAA tGTATGGAAGGACATTGGAAGATGATTTAATTTCTGATACGTCTGGCAATTTCAAACGCTTGATGGTATCGTTGTGTTGTGCCAATAGAGATGAATCATTGAATGTGGATAATGCCGCTGCAATGGAAGACGCTAGGCAACTTTTGCAAGCtg GGGAGCTTCGATTTGGTACAGATGAGTCTACTTTTAACGCCATTCTTGTTCAAAGAAGCATTGCACAATTGCGACAGATATTTGTGGAGTATCATAACATAACGGGCCACGATATTGAGAATGCAATTGAAAACGAATTTTCGGGCGATATTAAGAAGGGTCTTCTTGCAATTG TGACGTGTGTCAAGAACAGAACCGGTTTCTTCGCCGAACAATTGTACAAAAGCATGAAAGGTCTTGGTACCGATGATAGCCGCCTCATTCGACTGGTTGTGACACGCTGCGAAGTGGATATGGGTGAAATAAAGAATGTATTTGCCCATCAATATGGAGAGTCATTGGAAGATTTCATATCC gGTGACTGCTCAGGACATTACAAAAAATGCTTACTGGCACTAGTGCAGTCCTAA
- the LOC139823234 gene encoding uncharacterized protein, with protein MLSQVASLFDPLGLVGPVIVKAKIMLQRLWEDKLDWDESVPADIATSWSEYREQVELLNNFIVPRQITTENVINVQLHGFCDASERAYGAVLYLRSTTSSGIHIVRLICSKTRVAPIKKLTLPRLELSAADLLGKLYGATIKSLRINIAEEFFWSDSTIALHWIQTSPHRLKTFVANRVSQIHESTQHGKWRHVPSQDNPADALSKGQFPREFVSNPIWKSGPCWLSKDETAWPPNLIPSIEIPEQRSIVVLLNVHGVDTDLFLRFSSFAKMKRVARCIRFVSKCRLLEVVSGDFSVGDLGDAEMRIMRLVQLSAFESELRSLREKRPLDRKSRILSLSPFLDVDGVLRVGGRLRHADLTFAQKHPILLPANNHVSELIIRETHIKLCHAGSQATLYAIRENYWLLNGKNRVKGV; from the coding sequence ATGCTTTCTCAGGTTGCCTCGCTCTTCGATCCCCTCGGACTGGTTGGTCCTGTTATCGTAAAGGCGAAGATTATGCTGCAACGGCTGTGGGAGGATAAGCTGGATTGGGATGAATCCGTTCCTGCGGACATCGCTACCTCTTGGAGCGAATATAGGGAGCAAGTCGAGCTCCTAAATAACTTCATCGTTCCTCGTCAAATCACAACAGAGAATGTAATCAATGTCCAGTTACATGGTTTCTGTGATGCAAGCGAAAGGGCTTATGGAGCAGTGCTATATCTGAGATCTACAACCTCTTCGGGAATCCACATAGTTCGATTGATTTGTTCCAAAACGCGAGTGGCGCCAATCAAGAAATTAACTTTACCCCGGCTTGAATTGAGCGCGGCGGATCTCCTTGGTAAATTGTACGGAGCCACTATCAAGTCACTTAGAATTAATATAGCTGAAGAGTTCTTTTGGTCGGACTCTACGATCGCGCTCCATTGGATCCAAACTTCACCACACAGGTTGAAGACCTTTGTTGCGAACCGAGTTTCGCAAATTCATGAGAGCACGCAGCATGGAAAGTGGAGACACGTGCCGTCTCAAGACAATCCCGCAGATGCGTTGTCAAAAGGACAGTTTCCCCGCGAATTTGTCAGCAACCCCATTTGGAAAAGTGGACCGTGTTGGCTGTCCAAGGACGAAACTGCTTGGCCGCCGAATTTAATACCTAGTATTGAGATTCCGGAACAGCGCTCAATAGTTGTCCTGTTAAACGTTCACGGTGTCGATACGGATCTGTTTCTAAGATTTTCATCCTTTGCTAAGATGAAAAGGGTAGCGCGCTGTATACGATTCGTTTCTAAGTGTCGCTTATTGGAGGTCGTTTCGGGGGACTTCAGCGTCGGGGATTTGGGTGACGCCGAGATGCGTATTATGAGATTAGTCCAACTCTCAGCCTTCGAGAGCGAGCTGCGTAGTTTGCGTGAGAAGCGCCCGTTAGACAGGAAAAGTAGGATATTGTCTCTTAGTCCGTTTTTGGATGTCGATGGGGTACTCCGAGTCGGGGGTCGATTGAGGCACGCGGATCTGACTTTTGCTCAGAAACATCCTATCTTATTGCCGGCTAACAATCACGTTTCCGAGTTGATAATTCGCGAGACTCATATCAAACTTTGTCATGCCGGAAGTCAGGCGACCTTGTATGCaattagagaaaattattGGCTGTTAAATGGAAAAAACCGCGTCAAAGGAGTATAA
- the LOC139822678 gene encoding annexin B9 isoform X1, which translates to MSYGYQGPPVQFPGRARPPTSFGAPPGAPSAPGAPSYPSMGFSNAPPTSFGMPQPYSQAPYPTQPMHPIPGSVPAQTNTYSPQQMPYPQSMPTCYPSNAHSNQPTPSPYPRQQNYNTYPNLQAAPDAKEYFSNMAPSLYPSGPSTYTANTIPYQNESYPGGQGVGPKYPYAANPSAAGTRGTTPAPRRDRFTPKTSPTVVPYDGFDARADAETLRKAMKGFGTDEKAIIHVLANRSNLQRQEIASQFKTLYGKDLIKDLKSELSGNFEKLVLALMTPLPQFYAKELNDAMSGLGTDETVLIEVLCTLSNHEISIIKQAYEAMYGRTLEDDLISDTSGNFKRLMVSLCCANRDESLNVDNAAAMEDARQLLQAGELRFGTDESTFNAILVQRSIAQLRQIFVEYHNITGHDIENAIENEFSGDIKKGLLAIVTCVKNRTGFFAEQLYKSMKGLGTDDSRLIRLVVTRCEVDMGEIKNVFAHQYGESLEDFISGDCSGHYKKCLLALVQS; encoded by the exons ATGAGCTACGGTTATCAA GGGCCACCTGTTCAGTTTCCGGGACGAGCACGACCGCCAACGTCGTTTGGGGCTCCACCTGGTGCACCCTCTGCCCCTGGTGCTCCATCCTACCCTTCGATGGGCTTCTCAAACGCGCCCCCGACATCTTTTGGCATGCCTCAACCATATTCTCAGGCTCCTTATCCGACACAGCCCATGCATCCCATTCCTGGCAGCGTACCTGCGCAAACCAATACTTATTCTCCGCAGCAAATGCCGTATCCTCAATCTATGCCCACGTGTTACCCCTCTAATGCACATTCCAATCAACCTACACCGTCCCCTTATCCTCGACaacaaaattacaatacaTATCCTAATCTTCAAGCTGCACCAGACgctaaagaatattttagcAATATGGCTCCTTCTCTTTATCCCTCTGGACCAAGTACATACACAGCTAATACAATTCCATACCAAAATGAAAGCTATCCCGGGGGGCAGGGGGTAGGTCCGAAATATCCTTACGCTGCTAATCCATCTGCTGCTGGTACGCGTGGTACTACCCCAGCCCCCCGGAGAGATCGGTTTACGCCTAAG ACTTCTCCCACGGTGGTGCCGTATGATGGTTTTGATGCCAGAGCGGATGCGGAAACTTTGAGAAAAGCTATGAAAGGATTTGGCACCGATGAGAAAGCTATTATTCATGTACTTGCGAATCGCAGTAATCTACAACGCCAAGAGATCGCATCTCAATTTAAAACTCTTTATGGAAAG GATCTGATAAAGGATTTAAAGTCTGAGCTGTCAGGTAACTTCGAGAAACTTGTTCTTGCCTTGATGACGCCCCTACCTCAATTTTATGCTAAAGAACTCAACGATGCAATGTCTGGTCTTGGCACTGATGAGACAGTACTCATTGAAGTATTGTGTACACTGTCCAATCATGAAATTTCGATCATTAAACAGGCATATGAAGCAA tGTATGGAAGGACATTGGAAGATGATTTAATTTCTGATACGTCTGGCAATTTCAAACGCTTGATGGTATCGTTGTGTTGTGCCAATAGAGATGAATCATTGAATGTGGATAATGCCGCTGCAATGGAAGACGCTAGGCAACTTTTGCAAGCtg GGGAGCTTCGATTTGGTACAGATGAGTCTACTTTTAACGCCATTCTTGTTCAAAGAAGCATTGCACAATTGCGACAGATATTTGTGGAGTATCATAACATAACGGGCCACGATATTGAGAATGCAATTGAAAACGAATTTTCGGGCGATATTAAGAAGGGTCTTCTTGCAATTG TGACGTGTGTCAAGAACAGAACCGGTTTCTTCGCCGAACAATTGTACAAAAGCATGAAAGGTCTTGGTACCGATGATAGCCGCCTCATTCGACTGGTTGTGACACGCTGCGAAGTGGATATGGGTGAAATAAAGAATGTATTTGCCCATCAATATGGAGAGTCATTGGAAGATTTCATATCC gGTGACTGCTCAGGACATTACAAAAAATGCTTACTGGCACTAGTGCAGTCCTAA